A region of Triplophysa dalaica isolate WHDGS20190420 chromosome 18, ASM1584641v1, whole genome shotgun sequence DNA encodes the following proteins:
- the prr16 gene encoding protein Largen, which yields MSGADGAVNKVKVKRQIRTIVKDLENILGDLKDVAKELKEVVQDIDCLTSDLRLEEEMIDSSRTDTLNSTSTSSSMDRMKVYPEEMLFRPSSVSSAILSVLKRPHRPLPPPRTTPSRAEDHCDGPSSEIQTAVNGLPTQNATFPANTSGRDSHHGLKSTVPAPAPQSRHVKSHCPQTTRERVRFSEKVQYHGYCPDCDLQYDVPDTDLHFHTDVINVKVSPRHQCSPSPPSRSLVENGSIISFPLQKPHKTILRKSTSTTV from the exons ATGTCGGGCGCGGACGGAGCCGTAAATAAAGTTAAAGTCAAGCGACAGATCAGGACCATCGTGAAGGATCTCGAGAACATCTTGGGAGACCTGAAGGATGTAGCGAAGGAACTcaaagag GTGGTTCAAGATATCGACTGTTTGACATCAGATCTTCGTCTGGAGGAGGAGATGATTGACAGCTCGAGGACGGACACACTCAACAGCACCTCCACCTCCTCCAGCATGGACAGGATGAAAGTGTATCCGGAGGAGATGCTCTTCAGACCCTCGTCTGTGTCCTCTGCCATACTCTCAGTTCTCAAGAGACCTCACCGCCCCCTGCCTCCGCCCCGCACCACCCCGTCCAGAGCCGAGGATCACTGCGACGGCCCGTCCTCGGAGATACAGACCGCGGTTAATGGGCTGCCAACACAGAACGCCACTTTTCCAGCAAACACGTCGGGCAGAGACTCGCATCACGGCCTCAAAAGTACGGTGCCGGCGCCGGCTCCTCAGTCGAGGCACGTGAAGAGCCACTGTCCTCAGACCACCAGAGAACGAGTCCGCTTCAGCGAGAAGGTCCAGTATCATGGCTACTGTCCCGACTGTGACCTGCAGTACGACGTGCCCGACACGGATTTACACTTCCACACAGACGTGATCAATGTCAAAGTGAGTCCAAGACATCAGTGTTCACCGTCACCGCCGTCTCGAAGCCTCGTGGAGAACGGCAGCATCATCTCTTTCCCTCTTCAGAAACCACACAAAACCATCCTGCGCAAGTCCACCAGCACCACGGTCTGA
- the LOC130440374 gene encoding protein-lysine 6-oxidase-like: MESCGRLLLLCLCICCCFLTVVSQLNAESKGARRAQQVGAGVRTRWTQNGRAFQLLSPGSEFVAPGRTEPKLSVTEPNTTLAREHNTSSSSASDVMLGDDPYDPYKSIRNNPYYNYYDSYYRHRNTFRHHGYGTRYFQHGLPDLVLDPYMIQVSTYVQRVSMYSLRCAAEEKCLASSAAHAHDYDTRVLLRFPQRVKNQGTADFLPNRPRYTWEWHSCHQHYHSMDEFCHYDLLDSNTQKKVAEGHKASFCLEDTSCDPGYYRRYACTSHTQGLSPGCYDTYGADIDCQWIDITDVQPGKYILKITVNPSQQISESDFSNNIVRCDVHYTGNYAHVSGCVMSS; encoded by the exons ATGGAGAGTTGTGGTCGCCTTCTTCTGctctgtttgtgtatttgttgttgttttttaactgTTGTCTCTCAGTTAAACGCTGAGTCGAAAGGAGCGCGTCGCGCGCAACAGGTCGGTGCGGGAGTGCGCACGCGATGGACGCAGAACGGACGCGCTTTTCAGTTGCTGAGTCCCGGATCTGAGTTTGTGGCACCGGGACGAACAGAGCCGAAGCTCAGCGTAACCGAACCGAACACGACGCTCGCGCGCGAGCACAACACGAGCTCTTCAAGCGCGTCAGACGTGATGTTGGGGGATGATCCGTACGACCCCTACAAATCCATCCGGAACAATCCATACTACAACTACTATGACTCATACTACAGACATAGAAACACATTCAGACATCACGGATACGGAACCAGATACTTTCAGCACG GACTCCCGGATCTCGTGCTGGATCCATACATGATCCAGGTGTCCACGTATGTCCAGAGAGTGTCCATGTACAGCCTCAGGTGTGCTGCAGAGGAGAAGTGTCTGGCCAG ttCAGCGGCTCACGCTCATGATTACGACACCAGAGTTTTATTGAGGTTTCCGCAGCGGGTGAAGAACCAGGGAACCGCAGACTTTCTGCCCAACAGACCCAGATACACATGGGAATGGCACAGCTGTCACCA acatTATCACAGTATGGATGAGTTCTGTCATTATGATCTGCTGGATTCAAACACACAGAAGAAAGTGGCAGAGGGTCATAAAGCCAGTTTCTGTCTCGAGGACACGTCATGCGACCCCGGTTACTACAGACGATACGCATGCACGTCACACACGCAG GGTTTGAGTCCTGGATGTTATGACACTTACGGCGCGGATATCGACTGTCAGTGGATCGATATTACTGATGTTCAGCCTGGAAAATACATCCTCAAG ATTACTGTGAATCCGAGTCAACAGATTTCAGAATCAGACTTCAGTAATAATATTGTTCGCTGTGATGTTCACTACACTGGGAATTACGCTCACGTGTCAGGATGCGTCATGTCATCATAG